GGTCGAGGGTTCGAGCCCCTTTTGGGTCGCCATAAAGTTGATATTTAGCCTCGATAGCTCAGTCGGTAGAGCAAGGGACTGAAAATCCCTGTGTCAGTGGTTCGATTCCACTTCGAGGCACCATAAAGATATGCGGACATAGCTCAGTTGGTAGAGCATCACCTTGCCAAGGTGAGGGTCGCGAGTTCGAGTCTCGTTGTCCGCTCCAAAATTTGGCGGCATAGCCAAGTGGTAAGGCAGAGGTCTGCAAAACCTTTATCTCCAGTTCGAATCTGGATGCCGCCTCCATATTAATCAAGCGATATCAAGCCTTTCATGGCTTTTATTTTTTTATATTTGTGTCAAATCACGTCGGATTTTTTGCACTGATACGATCCTATTGACTTTGGATAGGTTAAAAGAAGGAAATAACATACTTATTTTCCCTGAAGATAGGAATAAAAAGTATATGGAAAGCATTTCCGCTATGTATTATAATATACAATATGAGGAAGATTTAAAAAAGGATGATTTTAAAGTCTGCATCGCTTATTATGAAATAAATGATGTGTAATTTTTTTGTGAGGTGCGAAAATGAAGGAGATAAAGTTTATAAATGTAGGCTTTAGATATTCTGATGATGTGATTTTGGAAGATATAACACTGGAAATATATATGGGTCATATATACACAATAATAGGACCGTCAGGTGCTGGTAAATCTACTTTGATAAAATTGATAAATAGGCTTATAGACCCGACTGAAGGCAAAATATTGATAGACGGAAACGATATAATGAATTATGACATAATACAGCTTAGGCGAAAGATTGGGATGGTTTTTCAGCAGCCATATCTTTTTGATGGGACCGTTGAAGACAACATTAAATATGGACCTATGCTTAAAGGAAAGAAAGATATTGATGTGGAATATTATTTAAGAATAGTTGGGCTTGATAAAAGTTATAGTAAGAAAAAAGTCGATGACTTATCTGGCGGTGAAGCACAGAGAATTTCTATGGCAAGGACACTTGCAAATGAACCTGAAGTGTTGCTTTTAGATGAACCAACGTCTGCGCTTGATCCGGCATCTACACAAGTGATTGAGGAGCTTGTAATGAATTTAAAAAACAAATTAAATCTTACATTTATTTGGATTACACATAATATGGAACAAGCAAAACGCGTTGGCGATTATACTATTTTTATGAATAAAGGACGATTAGTTGAGTACGGAGAGACAAGAAATTTTTTCTTAAATCCTAAATTTGATGTAACGAAACTCTTTATTGATGGGAAATTGACAAAGGAGGAAGCTGAATGAGTCTATTGTCGCTTATATTGTCATCAAGTCTTATATTGGTATCGATTTTTATTTCATATTACCAAAAACTTGGTGTTGAAAAAGAAGTAATCATTGGCACTGTGCGAGCGGTTTTACAGCTTACAATTGTTGGATACATTCTTCATTATATTTTTAGCGCCAATAATATATTTTTTACACTTACAATGGTAATTGTAATGATTATTGTGGCAGGAAATAATGCAGCAAAGAGAGGAAGAGGAATACCATATGTGTTTTACTATATAACAATATCCATTGCATTTGGTGCTGCTATTACACTTACTGCACTAATATTATTTGGCAGCATACATTTTAGACCGCAAGAAGTGATACCAGTCTCAGGTATGATAATCGGGAATGCAATGGTTTCATCTGGATTAACAGTGTCAAGGCTTAAAGATGAGATGAAAAATAGAAGGCATGAAATTGAGACGTATCTTTCACTGGGGGCTAATTCAAGACAGGCATCCCAGAAAATAATAAAAACAGCTATCAAAACAGGAATGATGCCAACGATAGACAGTATGAAAACACTTGGTATTGTACAGCTGCCAGGGATGATGACTGGTCTAATCTTAGGTGGTGTTGATCCTATAAATGCTGTTAAATATCAGATGATGGTTACATTCATGATAACATCGACAACAGCAATAGCATGTTTTTCAGTAGCCCTTTTATCATACACCCGCTTCTTTACGCCTAATCATCAATTGATTTAACTGATTTTATTTGTAGTTTTATTTTAGAAGATACTGGATTGTTATTAAATTTTATGTTATTCTTTTGTACGAGACATTTGCTTTTAGGAAAAACTAGCTTTTTAGAAAAGATTTCGACAGGGTTTTGACTAGATAGTGCATTATTTTAAAATTTAAAGTATACTTTATACATAGTAATAATTATGTGGTGCTAACTAATAAAAACAGATACCAAATTAGAGGGGGTAAAAATTGTACATTGAAAATATGCATAAAAGGGGAAGAATATTACAAGTGGAAGACAGCTACTTATCACAGCGAATTGTTTCGGATCTTTTATATGAAAATGGTTATGATGTAGAAACAGTCACAACGGGTGAAGAAGCATTAAAAAAGATAAATAGTACGCTTCCACCAGACTTAGTCCTTATGGATATTGAATTAGAAGGTAAAATGGATGGAATAGATACTGCGAAAGAAATAATGAGTTCCCGAGATATTCCTGTAATATTTCTTACGGCGAATACGTCTAAAAAAATATTGGATGATATAAAAGCTGTTAAAGGATATGGTTTTGTTGTCAAAGGTTCTGATAAATACGCTCTCCTATCGGCTATAGAAATGGCTTTGAAACTTCATGATTCATCTGTACATGCTAAAATGTTTGAGTGGATTTTTCAAAATTCATTAAATGAACTATATGTTTTCAACCCAAAGACTATGAATTTTCTTGCCGTAAATCGTACTGCTAGAGAAAATCTTGGATATACGATGGAAGAGCTTAAAACAATGACTCCTCTTGATCTTATGCCAGAATATGATATGACTAGTTTTCGAAGTTTGGTTGATTCATTGTTTAGTGTAGACAAGAATCACTTATTTTTCAAAACAGTTCATACCCGAAAAGATGGCTCTTCATATCCTGTGGAAATAACCTTTGAACTTTTTGATTATAATGGTGAAAAGTTGTGTTTGTCAATAGCGACTGATCTGACAGAGCGCAGAGCTTTGGAAAAAGAACTTGAAGAAGATGAAGCAATTTTAAGTGCAATAATGAATTCAGCAAAAGATGCAATAATTATATTAGATGAAGATGGGAAAACTGCTTTTTTAAATCCGGCAGTGGAAAAGCTCTTTGGCTATTCAAAGAAAGAGCTAATTGGAAAAGATCTGCATCGCCTTATTGTAACTGATGAAAATGCATATAACCTTTTTGCTGATGCTTTTAAGAGATTTAACCTTACAGGAGATGGGGAAAAAATAGGCAAAACAGTTGAATTTAAAGCGAGGCATAAGAGTGGAAAAGAAATTGATATTGAGGTTTCACTATCTTCTTTTAAAATTCTAGATTCATGGTATGTGTTGGGTATAATACGCAATATAGAGGAACGCAAGCAACATGAAAAAGAGATTGAGCAAAGCCATAAACGATTCATTGAGTTAGCTGAGAATGCACCGATTGGAATAATAAGATGTGATAAAAACGGCAATATAATCTATGTAAATCAAAAAACATTAGAAATACTTGGCTCTCCTGATATTGAAGAGACAAAAAGAATCAATCTATTAACATTTCCTTTACTAGTTAATCAAGGCCTTTCTAAAGAACTTGATGAATGCATAAGGAATAACAAATCAGGGATATATGAAATAAATTATGTGTCTAAATGGGGCAAGAATGTATGGCTTAGAGTTCACATTAAACCTTTAGAAGAAGATGAAGAGATAGTAGGTGCTCAAATAATCGTAGATGATATAACCGAAAAGAAATGGTTGGAAAAAGAAAACAGACAAAAAGAAGAAAGAATCCGCTTAATGGTAGAAGGCATACCAAGTCCTGCATGGCTCGTATCAAAAGATCACTGTATATTAGCACAAAACAATGCAGCAAAAACGATTTTTGGAACGAAGGTTGGAGATTACTGTTGGGGAACCATGCATGATATGACTCTTCAAGTCAAAGATTCAAAGATAGCTAAAAATGGTTCTGATTTATTAACAAAAAAATGTGGTTTCTGTCGTGCCGATGAAGCGTTTGATAGAAATGAACCGATAAATAGTGAAGTAAATGTTAATGGAAGTATATGGGACACTTGGTGGATACCTTTGGGCGATGATATATATCTCCATTACGCCATCGATGTCACAAAGTACAAAAAAATAGAGGAGGAACTTCGCTATTTATCCGATACAGATGTTTTGACGAATGCTTATAATCGCCGTTATTTTATACGGAGGTTGGAAGAAGAAATACAGCGTTCAAAGCGGTATAAAAGCATATTTTCAGTTATTATGCTGGACATAGATCATTTTAAAAAAATTAACGATATGTATGGTCATAATTTAGGTGATGAAGTCCTTAAAAATTTGTCGAATATCATAATGAATAGAATAAGAAAAGTAGATGTATTTGCAAGATGGGGCGGTGAAGAATTTGTGGTTTTGTTACCAGACACTACAGTAGAAGATGCAGCACATCTGGCTGAAGAGTTGCGATGCAGGTTAAGCAATATGAAAATTTCAAATATAGAAAATGTAACGGCAAGTTTTGGAGTGACAGAGTATAAAAAAGGCGATATATCTGATTCGATAATGAGCAGAGTTGACAATATAATGTACGAGGCGAAGTCTGCAGGAAGAAACCGTGTTTGCCATGATTAAATAGGAGGTACAAAAAGTTGCAGAAATTAAATAAGATTGATGATATAAAGAAATTAATTAGCAATAAAAAAATAGTTTTATTGTATTTTTCTACAAATGATTGTGGCATTTGTACAACATTGTTGCCTAAAATAGAAAAAATGCTTTTGAATTATACTGAAATATCTAGTGCACATGTGTCAATGGATGAATTGCCTGCTGCATCTGGTGAATTCATGATTTTTACTGTTCCTACGGTACTTCTTTTTATGGAAGGAAAAGAAGTCATAAGAGAGGCTAGATTTATCAGCATTGATATGCTGGAAGAAAAGATTCAAAAATATTATAGGAGTTGACAGAATAATTGGTGCTGCTTATATTGCAGCAAGGCATGACAATACCAAGTTTAACAGAATAAATGGATATGGATCGAAGTGCTTTATAAAATAAATAATTTTGATTTGCCTAAAAAATCAAGTCAAGCCTTAATAAAGTAAAATAAACTAATAATGAGGAAGGAAGCTGAATAAAATTATTCAGCTCCTACTCGATTTATTTTTAGCTGCTATTTTTTGAAAGCTGAAAAATATGAGGACAATATAGTATTTCCGGATGCAAAATAGGCTATACGAATAGCTTCTGATATTTCTTCATCAGTAACCCCCATATTTCTCAGTTGATTTGATATGTTTTCAACACCTAGATTTGCACCATGTGTTGCATCAATAGCTAGTGCTATTAATAATTTTGTTTTCTGATCTAACGCACCTGGTCCCATTGCAGAAGAATATACTTTTTCTATTGCTTTTGCAAATTCAGGATCGTTTTTATCAATCGATGATAAGAATGGTGGTAGTGGCATTTGAATCCCTCCTAGTATAATTTTACATGTAATATTATATCACCATTTTTGATTAAATTTCACTATTTTAAGATTGGTTATAGTGTCAAAAGTAAAAAAATAAAATTGTCTCATACGAATATTGTGTATCAACAAAAAAGTTTCTACAATATGTTGCGTGATAATCTCTAATAAAGTAATTTTGACACTTAAATCAATTTTACAATTTTATAATAAAAAAGCAACACAATTATGATGCTTTATATGAGCTGACACCAGGAGTTGGGAATATGCAGATATGATTAAGAATACTGTGGGGCATGGAATTATATGTCCACTGGTAAGCCAATACATCCAATGTCTTCTTTTATAAAGCTTTTATGGTTGAGGGAAAATCTGAGTTCTGTATTTGATAACGCATTAATATATACAATATGAAATGGAACAAACAGTCTCTTGATGTAGTTGGTACTAATGAAGAAAGGCTATCTAGTCTTGTTCCAACTACATATATTGTAAAAATTTTAAGAAAGAAATGGAAAAAATTAATGACTGTATTGAATGTGGAAACTGTAAAAGTAAATGTCCATATAATCTTGATACGCCTAATCTCCTGAAAAGAGAGCTTGATAATTATGAAAAATTTTATGCTGAGCATAAAGAGTAGATGATATTGCTTAAAAATTAATTAGGATGTAAAATATAAAATTGTCATGGTGAGTTTGAAGAACAAATTATAGAAAATCAAAAGATGGAATGGAGATCGTATGAGTAATAAGAAATTATTTAAATCAGCAACTATTGTGGCATTTATAACGATTTTGGGGAAATTCGCAGGACTTTTAAAAAATACGGTGCAAGGTAAAGTATTTGGAACCACATGGGCAACTGACGCTTATACAGTTTCTCTAAATATTCCTACAGTACTTTATTCTATAATAGGTGTTGCAGTATCCACTGCTTTTATACCTCTTTTGAATGAGACGTATGCTAAACGTGGCAAAGATGAAATGTTTGATTTTGCCAACAATATCATGAACATTTTATTCTTGTTTTCATTTGGCATATTCGTTATAGCGTGGATTTTCTCGCCTTACCTAGTAAAATTAATGGCATCAAATTTTACAGGCGAGAAGTTTCAACTTGCTGTAAATTTGACCAAAATAAGCATTGTAAACATGCTGTTTTTAAGTATGTCAGCAGGATTTACTGCTATTCTTCAGACTCTCAATGATTTTACTGCGCCTGCTTTAAATGGAATTTTGATAGATATTCCACCTATTGTGTTTATGCTGTTTTTTGCAAAGTACGGTGGCATAGTAGGCCTTACTATATACACTACAGTTGCGTTCGGACTTCAGGTGGTAAATCAAATACCATGGCTTATCAAGAACAAGTACAGATACAGCTTTAAAATAGATTTTAAAGATCCTCGCATAGTAAGGATGCTAAAGCTTATTAGTCCTGTCATAGTAGGATTATCTGTGAACCAGATAAATATCATTATAAATACAAGGCTTGCTTCAGGGCTGCCAAATGGAAACATCACCGCTTTTAGCTATGCCAGCTTATTAACAGGTGCTTTTTATGGGACATTTGCCACGTCGGTTGTTACAGTAATATTTCCTACATTGTCAAGGGAAGGAAGCACTGGAGATTATAAAGGCATGAAATCCCACATGGTAAAGGCGATAAATAACATCAACATGATCATGATTCCTGTCACTTTAGGCATCATGATTTTAAGGTACCACATAATAAACATATTGTTTAAACATGGTAAATTTAATGATTACAGTGTGGAGATTACTGCTATTGCACTATTGTACCTTTCCATAGGAATGATTTTCTACGGCATAAGAGATGTGTTTAACGTATCGTTTTACTCCACAAATGATACGAGGACGCCTATGATAAACAGCATATTGGGTATTGTAGTAAATATATTGATAAGTATAATATTAGTAAAGTACATCGGTATTGCTGGACTTGCAATAGGTTCGTCTGCATCTGCTGTAATTTGCGCTATATTGTTGATGAAGGATTTTAGAAAGAAGAAGGGCTCTTTTGGTGGACGTGATATTATAAATACTGGAGGGAAATTGGTTCTATCTTCACTTGTGATGGGTGCAGCGGTATTCTTTATGAACAATTTTCTTTCAAGGTACATGGTTGGATTTAAGTTGGAATTGTTGCTTACAATGATGATAGTTATTGTTGGAGTTGCTGTTTATGCAACAATGATGTTTCTTTTGAATGTGAAAGAATTTAGATACTTATATGGAATTGTTGCCAATAGATTGACAAGTTTTCAAAATTGATTTGCCAATGAAATTTAAAATGATAAAAAAACTCGGGTAAAACCGAGTTTTACTGCAGTATTTGTGTTTAAAAACTGGTTAGATAATTGTGAAGTGACAATATAATGTCGTACGCATCTTCATATTTTACATATTTTGTATCTTTCATCTTTTCGTACGCTACATCAGACATCAGTCCTTTTTCATATGCTAAGTCATATAAGCTACCAGTGTATTTATCAGTTTCACCTTTGTATCCAGCGTATGTCAATAGTATATCTGCGGCTTCTTCCTTTGTAAGTGGCTTGTCTGCAATGTATTTTTGCAAATGCTGATAATCATCATCTATAAGCTGAGACTTAGCTGGTATTGACCTTTTAATCATATTTGATGCCATATAGTAAAATGATATACTCTTTATATTTTCATCAAGCCTATAATCATTTGTATAACCAGGTACTATAAGCCCCCAGTGAAGGACAAACTTAAGTCCGTCGAAGGCCCAGCTTTTCTCTACACTGTTTTCAGCTTTAAACGGTGTAAGGTATGCTCCCTGGCTTATAAGAATCGATTGTATATTCTTTATATCTTCTTCGCTTCCTATTATGTCAGCAAATGATTTATTCTTGGCTATAGAATATGCAGATGCTACACCTGCTGCATCTCCTTCTGCCATACCTATCGGTATTGTCCTGGCAGAGCCTGCTGCTAGATGGCTGTAGGATGCTGACCGTCCAACTACAAGTAGGTTATCTACTTTCTTAGGCACTATGCACCTAAATGGCACCGCATATTCTACAGGCTTCCCATATACAAATCCAACATCTTCTGGTGATGTCGCTTGTACGTCTACTGGATATGAGCCTATGGCTATCCTGTCGTAGAAATCCCTATTGAATACTACGTCGTTTATGTCAAGTGTGTAATATCCTTTTATGTGCCTCGTCTCTCTTACATACAATTCGTCTGCTGTGCCGTCAAGCTCTACTTTTTCAAAGCCAGGAATGTTTTCTCTAAAAAACTGGACTATCCTTGGAAGCTCTTTCTTTGCTAGTTCCATTCCTTTTTCTATTGATGATTTGTTAAGCCCATCTACGCCATATATTAAAAGGGCATTTACTAATACTGTGCCGTCATCTTGCCTGCCGAGATTAAGACCTCTTAGCCTCAACATCTGTGTAGACGGCTTGTACTTTTTCGTAATTGATAAAAACCCACTTGCTGATGTGTCGTTTATATACGTTGCTGGTATCTTTTTTTTGTATTTTATTATTTTTATAAGGTTGTTCCAATCTAATCCTTTTAATCTGAAAATAAGTGTTGATGCTTGTACTTTTCCTTTTACACCCATGTCTTCTGCTGCAACTGTGTATGGTACTCCTGCTGATGCTGCAATATCCGCATCCTGCGTTGCGTCGATTATCCTTTTCCCATAGAAATTTACTTCTTTTCCGTCTTTTAAAGCCGTTATGCCTATTATCTTATTTCTATCCATTATGGGTTTCTCAAATACTGTATTGTAAGACTGTGTTATTTTTGGCAAACTTAAAAGCTTTAAAAATACTTCTTTAGCCTTTTTCACATCAAATGAGTTTTTTGAGCCTATGCCTTTAAAAAACTCTTTAAATGTGCCTTGTGTAAGCAATGTGTCATCGGGGCCTTTGCTCATATCAATTGTGTTTAACATGCCGTACGTCATAAGGCCGCCAGGACCATTGTGCTTATCAATTATGAGGACCTTAGCATCGTTTTTTGCTGCAGACCTTGCAGCAGCTACACCTTCTGGCTCTGCTCCTACTACTATGACATCATACATATCTTTATCGTCAGGAAGGGTAAGCTTTATAGGTTTAGGAAGATTTTGTTTTTTTTCTATGACTTTAGCTTTAGTCTCCTGTGATGCTTTTTTGTATTTTTCCACGTAAAAGTAACCGCCTATGGCTGTGATTATTAACACTGATACGATGGTAAGTGATATCATTGTTTTTAAATAGCTCTTCTGCAAATTAATCACCTCGATTTATGAAGAGTGGCTATGCTTTTTTAGATATCTTATACATATTCCAAGGAATCTTATCGATAAGTCTTCCTTTGTATATTGAGTCAGAGCCCATGAATATATAGCGCAAGTCCTGTTTTTGTGGAATATTCAATTTTATCCACAATATATTTTTGTCTATTATTGGTCTTGATGCTATAGAATTTAAAAGTGAATTATTGGCTTTTCTGTACTGATAAAGTTTGTTATTCACCAGTCCTAAATCGATCCTCTTTATGCTTTCATTGTAAAACAGCCTCATTTCGATGTTGTATCTTACATTTTTTGATATGGGCGACAGTGTCTGAACACCTAATACAAGTGGTTGTCATAGTAGAATGAAGCAAGCTTTGTAAGATCAGCCATCAGCAAAACCTAAGAATATTACGTCATTTTTTGAAAGGCCCAGTACAGACATTGCAGCTAAACTTTCACCATGCCGCGTTAATCCTAATTTATAGAAGTCTTGCGAAGTGGGATTTTTGTGACCTGTCAATGCGATAGCAGCTTTTTTGTAGCTTTCGCCATCTGTTACAATTACAACTTTTATGGGTCTTTTCAATTCGATAGCTTTTTGTATGACACCTGCCATTCCCAATGATTCATCATCAGGGTGTGGTACAACTACAAGTATTCTTTGACCAGGGTCGTCGCTATTGGGGACAGGCTTTTTTTCTGTGAGATTGGCAAAAGTAGTTTTTAAATTCATAACAGAAGAAATTATAATAATAGCGGAAAGAGCGAGCAATATAAAAATATATTTCCATTTAAAAGATGTCTTGTTCAATTTTAATTCCCCCTATTATTTGTGTCATAATTGTAAGAAAATAATATCAAAACTTTATGAATAAATTGTTAACAGAAGATTAAAAAAAGATAAAATTGGCTATTTATGCTTAATGGGAGAAAAATAAATATTTCAATTCTATATTATTAGAAGAAGAGGATAAGTTATTAAATATTTAGTTTTTATATTGACATATGATTAAAATAATTGTATATTTGTAATGAAAATAAACATATGTCAATATAAAGAGGTGTTTTATAAAATGGAGCAAAGCAGACAAAAAGAAAATTCTAATGCTAATAGTAAGAATAATGACAAAAATAATTTTTTAATTAAAGGCAATGAATTGAGTGATATAAAACATGTAGTAGCGGTGATAAGCGGCAAAGGCGGTGTTGGGAAGTCACTTGTAACATCGCTATTAGGTGTAATGATGAAAAGAAAAGGTTATAAAGTTGGCATATTAGATGCAGACATTACTGGTCCTTCAATTCCAAAGATATTTGGTGTAAATGAGTTAAGACCACAAGTTTTTGGTGAAGGTATATTTCCTGTTGAAACAGGCAATGATTTAAAAATAATGTCGATTAATTTTTTGTTGGACAGCCCTGATTCACCTGTAATTTGGAGAGGCCCTCTTATAGGAAATGCTGTTAAACAATTTTGGACTGATGTCGTGTGGAATGAACTTGATTATCTCTTTATTGATATGCCACCTGGTACAGGTGATGTTCCTCTCACAGTATTTCAATCAATACCATTAGATGGCATTGTAATAGTTATATCTCCACAAGATTTAGTTTCTCTTATAGTCAAAAAATCATTTAATATGGCAAGAACAATGAATATACCAATTTTAGGTATTGTAGAAAATATGAGCTATATTGTATGCCCAAAATGTGGTGAACGAATTGATGTCTTTGGTGAAAGCAAAACGGAAAAAATTGCAAAAGAAATGAATATACCATTTTTAGGAAGAATACCTATTGACAAAAATATTGCAGAGTTGTGCGATAGAGGAGAGATTGAAAAAGTTAATGAAAATTATTTAGAAATGTGTATAAAAGCGTTAGAATCACTTTATTGAAATGTAAGTAAAGAGGGTATCAGAAATGAAGCTTTATTTAGAATGCATACCATGTTTTCTGAGACATACGTTATTTGCAACGAAAGATCAAGAAGAAGAAATACGTGCTACAATATTGAAGAAGGTTGTTAAATTTTTATATGAAGTAAATTGGGATATTTCACATGATGAGATAGTAAATGAAATTTATAATTTAATTAGAGAAGAAACCAAAATAGTAGATCCATATAAAGATATAAAAAAAGAAAGCAATAATACGGTATTAAAATT
The nucleotide sequence above comes from Thermoanaerobacterium sp. CMT5567-10. Encoded proteins:
- a CDS encoding ABC transporter permease, producing the protein MSLLSLILSSSLILVSIFISYYQKLGVEKEVIIGTVRAVLQLTIVGYILHYIFSANNIFFTLTMVIVMIIVAGNNAAKRGRGIPYVFYYITISIAFGAAITLTALILFGSIHFRPQEVIPVSGMIIGNAMVSSGLTVSRLKDEMKNRRHEIETYLSLGANSRQASQKIIKTAIKTGMMPTIDSMKTLGIVQLPGMMTGLILGGVDPINAVKYQMMVTFMITSTTAIACFSVALLSYTRFFTPNHQLI
- a CDS encoding 4Fe-4S dicluster domain-containing protein; translation: MEKINDCIECGNCKSKCPYNLDTPNLLKRELDNYEKFYAEHKE
- the murJ gene encoding murein biosynthesis integral membrane protein MurJ: MSNKKLFKSATIVAFITILGKFAGLLKNTVQGKVFGTTWATDAYTVSLNIPTVLYSIIGVAVSTAFIPLLNETYAKRGKDEMFDFANNIMNILFLFSFGIFVIAWIFSPYLVKLMASNFTGEKFQLAVNLTKISIVNMLFLSMSAGFTAILQTLNDFTAPALNGILIDIPPIVFMLFFAKYGGIVGLTIYTTVAFGLQVVNQIPWLIKNKYRYSFKIDFKDPRIVRMLKLISPVIVGLSVNQINIIINTRLASGLPNGNITAFSYASLLTGAFYGTFATSVVTVIFPTLSREGSTGDYKGMKSHMVKAINNINMIMIPVTLGIMILRYHIINILFKHGKFNDYSVEITAIALLYLSIGMIFYGIRDVFNVSFYSTNDTRTPMINSILGIVVNILISIILVKYIGIAGLAIGSSASAVICAILLMKDFRKKKGSFGGRDIINTGGKLVLSSLVMGAAVFFMNNFLSRYMVGFKLELLLTMMIVIVGVAVYATMMFLLNVKEFRYLYGIVANRLTSFQN
- a CDS encoding co-chaperone YbbN; this translates as MQKLNKIDDIKKLISNKKIVLLYFSTNDCGICTTLLPKIEKMLLNYTEISSAHVSMDELPAASGEFMIFTVPTVLLFMEGKEVIREARFISIDMLEEKIQKYYRS
- a CDS encoding phosphate ABC transporter ATP-binding protein is translated as MKEIKFINVGFRYSDDVILEDITLEIYMGHIYTIIGPSGAGKSTLIKLINRLIDPTEGKILIDGNDIMNYDIIQLRRKIGMVFQQPYLFDGTVEDNIKYGPMLKGKKDIDVEYYLRIVGLDKSYSKKKVDDLSGGEAQRISMARTLANEPEVLLLDEPTSALDPASTQVIEELVMNLKNKLNLTFIWITHNMEQAKRVGDYTIFMNKGRLVEYGETRNFFLNPKFDVTKLFIDGKLTKEEAE
- a CDS encoding Mrp/NBP35 family ATP-binding protein codes for the protein MEQSRQKENSNANSKNNDKNNFLIKGNELSDIKHVVAVISGKGGVGKSLVTSLLGVMMKRKGYKVGILDADITGPSIPKIFGVNELRPQVFGEGIFPVETGNDLKIMSINFLLDSPDSPVIWRGPLIGNAVKQFWTDVVWNELDYLFIDMPPGTGDVPLTVFQSIPLDGIVIVISPQDLVSLIVKKSFNMARTMNIPILGIVENMSYIVCPKCGERIDVFGESKTEKIAKEMNIPFLGRIPIDKNIAELCDRGEIEKVNENYLEMCIKALESLY
- a CDS encoding carboxymuconolactone decarboxylase family protein, with the protein product MPLPPFLSSIDKNDPEFAKAIEKVYSSAMGPGALDQKTKLLIALAIDATHGANLGVENISNQLRNMGVTDEEISEAIRIAYFASGNTILSSYFSAFKK
- a CDS encoding PAS domain S-box protein, translating into MYIENMHKRGRILQVEDSYLSQRIVSDLLYENGYDVETVTTGEEALKKINSTLPPDLVLMDIELEGKMDGIDTAKEIMSSRDIPVIFLTANTSKKILDDIKAVKGYGFVVKGSDKYALLSAIEMALKLHDSSVHAKMFEWIFQNSLNELYVFNPKTMNFLAVNRTARENLGYTMEELKTMTPLDLMPEYDMTSFRSLVDSLFSVDKNHLFFKTVHTRKDGSSYPVEITFELFDYNGEKLCLSIATDLTERRALEKELEEDEAILSAIMNSAKDAIIILDEDGKTAFLNPAVEKLFGYSKKELIGKDLHRLIVTDENAYNLFADAFKRFNLTGDGEKIGKTVEFKARHKSGKEIDIEVSLSSFKILDSWYVLGIIRNIEERKQHEKEIEQSHKRFIELAENAPIGIIRCDKNGNIIYVNQKTLEILGSPDIEETKRINLLTFPLLVNQGLSKELDECIRNNKSGIYEINYVSKWGKNVWLRVHIKPLEEDEEIVGAQIIVDDITEKKWLEKENRQKEERIRLMVEGIPSPAWLVSKDHCILAQNNAAKTIFGTKVGDYCWGTMHDMTLQVKDSKIAKNGSDLLTKKCGFCRADEAFDRNEPINSEVNVNGSIWDTWWIPLGDDIYLHYAIDVTKYKKIEEELRYLSDTDVLTNAYNRRYFIRRLEEEIQRSKRYKSIFSVIMLDIDHFKKINDMYGHNLGDEVLKNLSNIIMNRIRKVDVFARWGGEEFVVLLPDTTVEDAAHLAEELRCRLSNMKISNIENVTASFGVTEYKKGDISDSIMSRVDNIMYEAKSAGRNRVCHD
- a CDS encoding FAD-dependent oxidoreductase, whose protein sequence is MQKSYLKTMISLTIVSVLIITAIGGYFYVEKYKKASQETKAKVIEKKQNLPKPIKLTLPDDKDMYDVIVVGAEPEGVAAARSAAKNDAKVLIIDKHNGPGGLMTYGMLNTIDMSKGPDDTLLTQGTFKEFFKGIGSKNSFDVKKAKEVFLKLLSLPKITQSYNTVFEKPIMDRNKIIGITALKDGKEVNFYGKRIIDATQDADIAASAGVPYTVAAEDMGVKGKVQASTLIFRLKGLDWNNLIKIIKYKKKIPATYINDTSASGFLSITKKYKPSTQMLRLRGLNLGRQDDGTVLVNALLIYGVDGLNKSSIEKGMELAKKELPRIVQFFRENIPGFEKVELDGTADELYVRETRHIKGYYTLDINDVVFNRDFYDRIAIGSYPVDVQATSPEDVGFVYGKPVEYAVPFRCIVPKKVDNLLVVGRSASYSHLAAGSARTIPIGMAEGDAAGVASAYSIAKNKSFADIIGSEEDIKNIQSILISQGAYLTPFKAENSVEKSWAFDGLKFVLHWGLIVPGYTNDYRLDENIKSISFYYMASNMIKRSIPAKSQLIDDDYQHLQKYIADKPLTKEEAADILLTYAGYKGETDKYTGSLYDLAYEKGLMSDVAYEKMKDTKYVKYEDAYDIILSLHNYLTSF